The Streptomyces tendae genome has a window encoding:
- the sigM gene encoding RNA polymerase sigma factor SigM → MADGAAYDGVSDQDLLTRHVDGDAEAFGEIVRRHRDRLWAVALRTLGDREEAADAVQDALVSAYRAAHTFRGQSAVTTWLHRITVNACLDRARKAASRKTAPVDDAERLEQLLEPHESASAPAERNDLHRQLIEAMGTLPPDQRAALVLVDMQGYPVAEAARILDVPTGTIKSRCARGRARLLPLLTHLRPEGASEGKQRGGSRNRTRGASVPPAAGPQRPDPPDPGSNDPAALKGGGGRA, encoded by the coding sequence ATGGCGGACGGCGCCGCATACGACGGAGTGAGCGATCAGGACCTGCTCACCCGGCACGTCGACGGCGACGCCGAAGCCTTCGGTGAGATCGTGCGGCGGCACCGCGACCGGCTGTGGGCCGTCGCCCTCCGGACGCTGGGGGACCGCGAGGAAGCCGCTGACGCCGTCCAGGACGCCCTCGTCTCCGCCTACCGAGCCGCCCACACCTTCCGCGGCCAGTCGGCCGTCACGACGTGGCTGCACCGCATCACGGTGAACGCCTGCCTGGACCGCGCACGCAAGGCCGCCTCACGGAAGACCGCACCGGTCGACGACGCCGAGCGCCTGGAACAGCTGCTGGAGCCGCACGAGTCCGCCTCGGCTCCAGCGGAGCGCAACGATCTGCACCGCCAGCTCATCGAAGCGATGGGCACCCTTCCGCCCGACCAACGGGCCGCACTCGTCCTGGTCGACATGCAGGGCTACCCGGTCGCCGAGGCGGCCCGCATCCTCGACGTGCCGACCGGCACCATCAAAAGCCGATGCGCCCGCGGCAGGGCGAGACTCCTGCCCTTGCTCACCCACCTGCGTCCGGAGGGCGCCAGCGAGGGCAAGCAGAGAGGAGGGTCACGGAACCGGACCAGGGGCGCGTCCGTCCCACCCGCAGCGGGTCCACAACGACCGGACCCGCCGGACCCAGGATCGAACGACCCGGCTGCACTGAAGGGCGGAGGTGGGCGAGCGTGA
- a CDS encoding anti-sigma factor family protein yields MTSTNDKAEHPDVAEISDLTEGLLPAARRDDVRRHLDQCALCADVHASLEEIRGLLGTLPGPPRMPADVAGRIDAALAAEALLQATAPAPDSEEQTMPAAPVVSGDDQRHVSRETPTPSERPSGRPRSSTTGPGRKPRLRGRNRRVAVWGTVFAVAALGFGSVVLSSMNDSGSSPEGQRTTAADTFSEGKLEKQVADLLARTPEEDEGARSPHTFGLESDSGAANPRVLTKPAVPACIQDGIGRNNAALATEQGVYQGKDALLVVLPDASDATRVTAYIVEATCVRNASPSSTAQVLLEHSYSR; encoded by the coding sequence GTGACGTCGACGAACGACAAGGCGGAGCACCCGGACGTCGCGGAGATCTCCGACCTCACCGAAGGGCTGCTCCCCGCGGCTCGCCGGGACGACGTACGCAGGCATCTGGACCAGTGCGCCCTCTGCGCCGACGTCCATGCCTCTCTCGAAGAGATCAGGGGCCTCCTCGGCACCCTTCCTGGCCCCCCGCGCATGCCGGCCGATGTTGCGGGCCGCATCGACGCGGCGCTGGCGGCCGAGGCCCTGCTGCAGGCCACGGCGCCCGCGCCCGACAGCGAAGAGCAGACCATGCCCGCAGCTCCGGTCGTGAGCGGCGACGATCAGCGGCATGTTTCACGTGAAACACCGACGCCTTCCGAGCGGCCCTCGGGCCGCCCCCGCTCGTCGACGACGGGTCCTGGCCGCAAGCCGCGTTTGCGGGGGAGGAACCGGCGGGTCGCCGTATGGGGGACGGTGTTCGCCGTCGCCGCCCTCGGTTTCGGCTCCGTCGTGCTGTCGTCGATGAACGACAGCGGCAGCTCGCCGGAAGGACAGCGGACGACCGCTGCGGACACCTTCTCCGAGGGGAAGCTGGAGAAGCAGGTCGCCGACCTTCTTGCGCGCACCCCGGAGGAGGACGAGGGAGCTCGCTCCCCCCACACCTTCGGACTGGAATCGGATTCCGGTGCCGCCAACCCCCGGGTGCTGACGAAGCCCGCGGTTCCCGCATGCATCCAGGACGGCATCGGCCGCAACAATGCCGCGCTGGCCACCGAGCAAGGTGTCTACCAGGGCAAGGACGCCCTGCTCGTTGTCCTCCCCGACGCGTCGGACGCCACCCGGGTGACGGCCTACATCGTCGAAGCAACGTGTGTGCGGAACGCCTCTCCGTCCTCCACCGCGCAGGTGCTGCTGGAGCACTCCTACTCCCGCTGA